Below is a genomic region from Henckelia pumila isolate YLH828 chromosome 3, ASM3356847v2, whole genome shotgun sequence.
ATATGTCGACGTTTCGATTGTGGATTAACTATTCATAGATTATATTCATGAATTGgtcatttcattttttttatttcctttTTTGGCCACTTTAAGAAAgtctttctgaattttttttaacatgctataatttttattgatagGTCGAATGCAGTTTACCACATTGACACttttatatgttatatatatatatatatatatatatatatatatatatatatatgagtttttttaTGGTACCCAACAACTATGCCCAACTCCGTGTCCACCATGTATAAGTCAACTCACCAATTATGCTGGTCAACTcacctattgtacatggtgggcacggaggtgggcatagttgttgggcaccataaaagaactcatatatatatatatatatatatatataattataatataattataatatattttttattgattcAGTAGAATACCTGTCTTTTAGATTGATTACCACAATGACCCATTGATTTCGGAACATGTATATTAAACTTGAACCATCGCGAACTATTTTATTTAGGGTAGATACAAatgttgtaattttttttttaaaaaaacgtttATAGAAATTCGGTTATTGTATGtgcatttattaaaaaaatatcaaaaaatattttgatgtttggataaatatgaaaaaatatttttttttatttttaaatagaaCTAGAAGCTGCAGAGCACCAGAACCTAATAGGTATAAATTATAGCTTCTAACAATGGAATTTTGAAAgcgttttttaaaaacaaaaattgaaaataaaacaatagacattttttaaaaacaatattttgacAAAAAATACGTGCTTTTAACATGTTGATTGATTACTTGATTTTTCCAACCAAACAGGCTCAACTTTTACATGAGTAAGAGTGTGAAACTGGCTTTACtttgataaatatttataaaaaaattttataaaaaaaaatttacaaaatttttataaaatatttttaaatttgttttaaaaacaaatatgcGATCGAACAATTATACTACAAAAACTGTTTTTACAATTAAAAAGTAATATGTTTTGATTGTCATATTTGCCTTCATTTCTAAAACATCAAAAAATATCACTCAATTGTATTTAAAGAACCACATTTGGGTAACacgaatttttaaaaatgttttgcactttttttttcaaacgcacaatttaaattttttttatttataaaacactaaaaacgtttttaaaatACTAGTCTTATCatactttgatttttttttatatatatatatataatatgtgttTGATTGTACACTGATataacgtgtatatatatatatatatatataatatgtgttTGATTGTACACTGATATAACGTAATAACAAAATCTCGAAGGAAAAATataaagtaataaaaaaaaagtagagaAACGAAATAGTTGTGGCAAAGTGAAAAGTGAACATATGGATGGGGTGAGGGGACAATGTTGTTAGACGGTTTCGCATAGTACACGACAGCTGGTACCGTCGGAGCCCCCAAGAGAATATACCAAAcaaatactaaattttttttttgacaataaacaaatattaaattttgcactgccctttttttattttaatatagtaATAAGAGTTCTATTAAACACTGTATCAGCTCTTGACTAATTATTCAAATTGTCAcgtatgaaaaaaatattataactgAGTTGTTATacgatttaaaatattatgattgtatcGCTATTACTAGTTATAATATCTAAAAAAGAGACAGACATTTGATATTACAATGTATATCAAACTCAAGATCATGTGTTGATTCATATGAATTGCAAGAAGTGCAATTATTGGAACATGTATTGTTGGAGTGGAATACTTGTTCTTGCTAGGTGTGATACCACATTTCAGATCGGATTGTGATTAATATTTGAATTAGTTGCTCAATGTCTGGAGATGTTCTATGATCCACCATATGAATTTCACCCGATGGATTTTGATCGTTCATGGAACCCGAGCCCCATAAACGGTGGATGCTGCATCGAGTAAAGTTCATCCGGTGCAGCATAAAATAAGCCCAAAGTCTACAATATATTGATATAGCAACTTATGTTGATCATTTTCATAAGCAAGTACGGATGCGAGTTTTTTTTATCACATTAATATTTCGTTTCAAGATCAAGACCCAGTCATTTCCAAAAAAAGAAATATAAGCACAAATACCTAAAGGGTTTAAGAACTAGTCAAATAGAAAAAGAGGAACATTGGCAAAATTGTCCTCAGCAAGTTGTATGTTTTCCCTTGTCCTATCACCACAATTTCAGGAACTAATAATTAACAACTTAATCTTTTTCTCTGAAATTGAATTCTAGGGTTTAGATTCAAATAAACAACTTCATATTTTTCTAATCATGTAATAACAACGTATTAAGAATACACACTAAAATCTCTTTCTTTTTGTGTATATCTATCGATCGACACTCACTGTAAAatcttaatatttttcatgtaaaTCATTTTTATGATTTAAGCTATAATCAGAAACATATATGTTATACAccgagattttgatttttttttggaaatatgttggtttatttatttattttaactcAAACTTATAATGCTTAAAGAATTGGATACGATTTAAATCTACAGAGTTAATTGTCCTCAATTTACGCACAAAACGAGTTgctaaacataaacaagtatatAGATTTTGACAAACTTAGGGGCCAGGAATCAATATATTATGgtcttttttaaatattttaaaatagtatatatatgtaaatataatTGACTTTGTTGCTTGATCCGGTCTAGGCTCGTGAGTCGCTTGTTTGATGATATAAGATAAGCATGAAAGAGTTTAGGTTTATCACACGGCATAAACCTCTATAAATAGTAATATAGTTGTTTATCCACTTTGCTTCGGATCAATTTCGATTATAATATTATGCTCTCATAAGTtgaaatcaaaatataaattgtGAAACAATATACACAATTTAAGACATAAAAAAACATCCAGAGTagttttttttaacattttctattttatattaaaaatatgttattttCCCGTTTACTCAGTAAATTTCATATAAATCAGCTTTATAGTTAATTCGAGATTGTTTTCCGCTGACTGCGGGTagtttcctaatttatttaggtagatttaaaaattttctttttaattcttTTGTTCGAGATAAGCACGTCTCGAGTCCACGCTAAAGTCTCGTCTATAGTGCGGAAAACTACTTTATATGGTTATAATTTGAATCAAGATTGTATTGTActcttaaaaaaatttaattcgaGATAAGAATTAGCTAATGTTTTAAAACTATTTGTATATATAAGTTTCCGACATTACATGCTTGGATTGTCATTAGCATTCAATCCACGATATTAACAAAATAGATATTCTAATTTAATCCAGAAGAAATTACGTAGAACAACAATGGAAAGTTACAATCAACTCTAAAACATACAAAAATTGAGGAAATAATGTGTCATTGTCTCTATCATGAGGACGTTCGAGTTGATGGACTAGCGCTTGATTAATAATTATGTTAATAATTATGAATTCCATTTTTCATTTCAATACTTTCTAGTTCATTAGAGCTTGTCGTACAAAGTTTGTCTCATACGAGTAACTATAGTAATTTGCAAAATCTCACGTAGTTCTATAAATTAGATACCAAAGATAGACATCGtagaagaaataaaataataatacaatGTATTATAAAGGTAAGCCTCGGAGATTACGGATAAAGCAACCACAAGTAAAAAAAGTCATGAGAACACATACTTTCCACGCGCCAAaggattcttttttttttttttttaaagaaaaaatttattattattttcttttttatatGTCCATTTATGATCAAGATTAATTAAAAGCACGTTTCAAATAATATAAGTACATAAAATAAACCtgtaatattatataataaatcaTATTGCGAGTTTTGAAATAATAGAATCAAACAAACTTACTAATAACATAATATTTGTCATAGGTGACTTGACTTGGGACAATTTGTGTACTGAAACTATAAACTTACGACTGTATGTTTgtattctcaaaaaaaaattatttttatttccatAAGTCAATATATAATTCTGTAGCTAGAGAAATATGTTTGgacaaacatctcaaaacaaaaaaaaaaaccgataAATctcacatatttatttttaaataagatTTTCGTCGGAACATCTCTCACGAAATTCATCCAAACGTACCTTTATGTTCTGTTAATCAAATTAGTTATCGAATAAATTGTTCGGAAGACATTATTTCGTGGGCCAAGGTCCAATCTCAAACTAGTTCGAGGCCCAATCTTAATTTGACCCATAATAAATTGGAATCCACCTGCCTCTgcccaataaattaattaattaattaacttcTTGATAAATATGCATAGAAATCACGTCAACAAAGCACAATTCTTCAACACCCTCGATTTGAAATCACATCCCATTGCACAAAGGTGTCTAATTTGTGGACGAGATATTAAGTTCGAGACTCAATTATAACACACatttttgtataaaaaaaaataacaataaataaagCATGTTGCGAAGGAATTCAAATTAGGCcaataaaccaaaaaaaaaaaggtaacaAATATTTTCATGACATATGTAACAAAATTGCCTGAATCTAAACAAACAAAATTTGCAACCCCAAATTCCTTCAATGATGTATTATATACAGTGGCAAAATGTGGAAGCACAAATCTTGAAATCAAATGTCCTTCTCAAGCGATGATGATTCATCTATGACTGAACTTCTCAAAGAAATCCCATCAAGAATATCACTCCCTGAATCTGTCATGAGCTCTTTAAACTTGGCCATCACTTGAATCATCGTCGGTCTACGATACGGCTTGTCATCGAGGCACTCGAACGCGATTTTAAGATACTGATACAGTTCAGCGTCACCTGATAAACTAGTTATCAAATCCACATCCAATATCTCATGGCTCTTTTTATCCCTGTGCAGTTGTTTAGCCCAACCAACAAGATTATTGTCATCCCCGAATTCCAACGTGTTAATCGGCCTCTTGCCCGAAAGCAGCTCTAGTAACACCACCCCAAAGCTGTAGACGTCCCCTTTCGTCGTGCAACGGAAACTCTGGTAGTACTCGGGAGGGACATACCCCGGAGTTCCAGCAAGTGTGCTCACGCTAAGATGTGTGTCGAGGGCGTTTACGAGCCTCGCCATTCCAAAATCTGATACTCTGGCGTCGAAATTTTCGTCTAGAAGGACGTTGCTTGACTTCATGTCCCGGTGAATGATATGAGGAATGCAGCTATGGTGAAGAAATGCTAGTCCCCTGGCTGATCCAATGGCAATCTTTTTCCGAGCCGCCCAATCGAGTCTTGTTCCCATGTCTTTCTCCCTGTCGTGTAGGACGGATTCAAGGCTTCCCCATTTCATGTACTCATAAACAAGGAGCCTTTCCTCGCCAATCTTGCAGTATCCTAACAATGGTACTAGGTTTCTGTGTTTGATTTTTCCTATGGTCTCCATTTCTGCCATGAACTCTCTATCCCCCTGGCTCGTCACATGGATTAGCTTCTTTATGGCAACTACACTTCCATCTTTCATTTGAGCTCTGTAGACCTCACCAAAGCCTCCGGAACCGATCATACTATCGGCACTGAATCCATTAGTTGCCTCGAGTAAATGTGCAAAAGTTAATTTCCTCAAAGGCTTTTCAAATGTTGCAACATTGATGCTTAGAGGCTCCGGAACAGAAGATAGTTTCCAACTGCTGCTGCCTGAGGTTGGAAGACTTTCAATGTATTTCTCCCATTTCTCGTCCTGGTTTTTCGTTTTCTTGCTCCGGTATAGAGCATATATAAGCAAGAAAACGAATACAACAGAAGCCGTTATACCGATAACCATCCCCACGGCCATGCTTTGCTTCCTACCTTGTTTAGAAGAGCTGGAAGAATGGTGCACATTTCCCGTCCCACAAGGAGGTAGCGGAACCCCACAAAGGCCTGAATTGTTTTCATATCTCGAAGCTGGAAAAGTAGTTAACTGACCACCAGAAGGGATTGATCCCGTGAGATTGTTGTTTGAAACATCAAGATCACTGAGAAATGAGAGCCCACCTAACGAGCCTGGGATGAATCCTTGGAGCTTATTATGTGATAAATCAAGAACCCCGACACTCTTGAGGCCGCCGAAGCTGGAGGGTATTTCACCACTTAAACTGTTGTGTCCCAAGTTCAAAACCTGAAGAAAACTCATTGAACCAAAGTTTTCAGGGATTGATCCAGATAGGAGGTTGTAGGAGAGATCAAGGTAGATCATGCTACCATTGCTGGCAAAGGTGTAAACCGTTACGCCAGTGTAAATTCTTGTGGAAGGGCAGGAGTGAACCATTGGAAATTGTTCGAGTCTAGCAGCACGGATCCCTTCAAACTCGACGAGTCCACCGGCCCCTCTACATTCTGTTCCCCCCTCATTTCTCACAAAGGCAAACTGTTTTCCCGAAACAATGCCAGGCACGACGAACCCTGCTTGTGCAGCTAGTTCTAAGGGAAGGAATCCTGTCAACTCATTGCTATTCAAGTCTAGCCATATCAGGCTTTGGCAGCGGCCTATACCCGGTGGAATTGCTCCACTAAGAGAGTTATTTCCTAGCTGAAGAATAGCAAGATTGACAAGATTACCTACGTCCGAAGGGATTTGTCCGGACAACCGGTTGCTGGACAACGACACCCATATGAGATTAGTACAGTTGACTATAGAGTTCGGTAGAGTTCCACTTATAAAATTGTTGTTAAGAATCAAAGTCTGAAGATTTCCGCCATTTATGCAAATCCCTTCTGGTATGCTACCCGTTAGGCTGTTTGCCCACATAACTACATCGGATAGTTTTGGCAGTGTCCAAATTTCTTGTGGGATTGAGTCATTTAAGTTGTTGAAGCTGAGATCAATTGTCCTCAAGTTCTTGCAGAGTCGAAGATCCGATGGAACAGAACCTGAGAAGTAATTATCAGCCAGCAGCAGTTTTTCGAGGGGTGGATCTGATGTTTTCAAGCAAAATTCAGAAGGTACATTCCCGGTTAGAGCATTGGAACTGAGGTCAAGAACCTGAATCCGAGTTATGTTCGTCAAGGAGCGCGGAAACTGACCGGTTATATTGTTGAACGGGGCATACAAGTACTTGAGACTTGTAAGATAACTCACTACGGTATTTAGAAAATCCCCGGAAAGCTGGTTGTTACCGAGGTTTAGACTATTCAGCGACGAGCAAGACAAGAAGCTTGAAGGAAGCCCACCAGTTAACTGGTTTGAAGAAAGATCAAGCTCGTTTAGTGTCCCACAAATTGCCCCTAACTCGGTCGGAATCTCACTGAAAAACTGATTGTAGGATAAAACCAAGCGCCTCAAATTCTTCATCTTGCCCAATAAATCTCCTGGAATCTTGAGTTGGATTATATTGTGGCTAATGTCCAGAGTTTCAAGATTCTGACAGTTTGTTAAGCTCACTGGAAATCCGGTAGCAGAGAATGCGTTGTGAGACAGATTAAGAGACGCGAGATTACGACAAGCTCCAAAATCTAAACTCAGGATATTCCCACTGAAATTATTGCCAGAAAGATCAAGAT
It encodes:
- the LOC140886923 gene encoding receptor-like protein kinase BRI1-like 3 — protein: MIKRSAFFLVFFFGFCFLGLLSARNLSSNTRSGGDEVGILLAFKQSSVQTDPKGFLKNWVASSSSPCSWNGVSCSNNGTVIKLDFTNAGLGGLLHISDLMDLPNVKTLVLTGNFFYGNLSSYSKACSIEFLDVSSNNFSEPLAMDSLLVSCSGLVSLNLSHNAISGGTLKFGGSLLKLDISYNKISDLGLLNSVLANCQNLSFLDFSQNKLAGKLGSFSNSCKSLSFLDLSNNQFQGEIPAEFISNSMPSLQNLDLSGNNFSGNILSLDFGACRNLASLNLSHNAFSATGFPVSLTNCQNLETLDISHNIIQLKIPGDLLGKMKNLRRLVLSYNQFFSEIPTELGAICGTLNELDLSSNQLTGGLPSSFLSCSSLNSLNLGNNQLSGDFLNTVVSYLTSLKYLYAPFNNITGQFPRSLTNITRIQVLDLSSNALTGNVPSEFCLKTSDPPLEKLLLADNYFSGSVPSDLRLCKNLRTIDLSFNNLNDSIPQEIWTLPKLSDVVMWANSLTGSIPEGICINGGNLQTLILNNNFISGTLPNSIVNCTNLIWVSLSSNRLSGQIPSDVGNLVNLAILQLGNNSLSGAIPPGIGRCQSLIWLDLNSNELTGFLPLELAAQAGFVVPGIVSGKQFAFVRNEGGTECRGAGGLVEFEGIRAARLEQFPMVHSCPSTRIYTGVTVYTFASNGSMIYLDLSYNLLSGSIPENFGSMSFLQVLNLGHNSLSGEIPSSFGGLKSVGVLDLSHNKLQGFIPGSLGGLSFLSDLDVSNNNLTGSIPSGGQLTTFPASRYENNSGLCGVPLPPCGTGNVHHSSSSSKQGRKQSMAVGMVIGITASVVFVFLLIYALYRSKKTKNQDEKWEKYIESLPTSGSSSWKLSSVPEPLSINVATFEKPLRKLTFAHLLEATNGFSADSMIGSGGFGEVYRAQMKDGSVVAIKKLIHVTSQGDREFMAEMETIGKIKHRNLVPLLGYCKIGEERLLVYEYMKWGSLESVLHDREKDMGTRLDWAARKKIAIGSARGLAFLHHSCIPHIIHRDMKSSNVLLDENFDARVSDFGMARLVNALDTHLSVSTLAGTPGYVPPEYYQSFRCTTKGDVYSFGVVLLELLSGKRPINTLEFGDDNNLVGWAKQLHRDKKSHEILDVDLITSLSGDAELYQYLKIAFECLDDKPYRRPTMIQVMAKFKELMTDSGSDILDGISLRSSVIDESSSLEKDI